A single genomic interval of Musa acuminata AAA Group cultivar baxijiao chromosome BXJ3-4, Cavendish_Baxijiao_AAA, whole genome shotgun sequence harbors:
- the LOC135635118 gene encoding probable xyloglucan glycosyltransferase 9: MAPSFGWWDKEAHRGTPVIVKMENPNWSIAEISSPDDDEYGAGEEFAVPGGGARKGARGKNAKQITWVLLLKAHRAAGCLTYLASAVRRRVVSGRTDSDAVSSLPEESPVLRSRFYSCIKVFLWLSVVLLGFEFAAYLKGWHLSAVEMHRLVLPSSIGVRGLLESLYTGWVRFRVEHIAPPLQFLADACVILFLIQSADRLILCLGCFWIRFKGIEPLPKRSIGASEDPESGGDDYPMVLVQIPMCNEKEVYQQSIAAVCNLDWPRSNILIQVLDDSDDPTTQALIKEEVEKWQQNGAHIVYRHRVIRDGYKAGNLKSAMNCSYVKDYELVAIFDADFQPTPDFLKRTVPHFKDNEELGLVQARWSFVNKDENLLTRLQNINLCFHFEVEQQVNGVFINFFGFNGTAGVWRIKALEDAGGWLERTTVEDMDIAVRAHLKGWKFIYLNDVECQCELPESYEAYRKQQHRWHSGPMQLFRLCLPDIIRSKIGFWKKSNLIFLFFLLRKLILPFYSFTLFCIILPLTMFVPEAELPAWVVCYIPAAMSFLNILPALRSFPFIVPYLLFENTMSVTKFNAMISGLFQLGSAYEWVVTEKSGRSSEGDRISLMKKEPKQQRGASAPNLDAVAKDELEPKKESKKKHNRIYRKELALAFLLLTASARSLLSAQGIHFYFLLFQGISFLLVGLDLIGEQID, from the exons ATGGCGCCGTCGTTCGGGTGGTGGGATAAGGAGGCCCACCGGGGAACGCCGGTAATCGTCAAGATGGAGAACCCCAACTGGTCCATCGCGGAGATATCGTCTCCTGATGACGATGAGTACGGCGCCGGCGAGGAGTTCGCGGTACCCGGGGGAGGGGCACGGAAGGGCGCCCGGGGAAAGAACGCTAAGCAGATCACTTGGGTGCTCCTCCTGAAGGCGCACCGCGCCGCCGGTTGCCTCACCTACCTCGCGTCCGCCGTGCGCCGCCGCGTCGTGTCCGGGAGGACGGACTCCGACGCCGTGTCCTCCTTGCCGGAGGAGAGCCCCGTGCTGCGCTCGCGGTTCTACTCCTGCATCAAGGTCTTCCTCTGGCTATCCGTCGTTCTACTCGGGTTCGAGTTCGCCGCGTACTTGAAAGGCTGGCATTTGAGCGCCGTGGAGATGCACCGGTTGGTTCTGCCTTCGTCCATTGGAGTCCGGGGGCTCTTAGAGTCGCTGTACACCGGATGGGTGCGGTTCCGGGTGGAGCACATCGCCCCGCCGCTTCAGTTCCTCGCGGACGCCTGCGTCATCCTCTTCCTCATCCAGAGTGCCGATCGCCTCATCCTCTGCCTCGGCTGCTTCTGGATCCGCTTCAAAGGGATCGAGCCCCTGCCGAAGCGCTCCATTGGAGCATCCGAGGACCCCGAATCCGGTGGCGACGACTACCCCATGGTTCTAGTCCAGATTCCCATGTGCAATGAGAAAGAG GTATACCAGCAATCGATAGCTGCGGTGTGTAATTTGGATTGGCCGAGGTCCAACATTCTGATTCAGGTGTTAGATGACTCCGACGATCCCACGACGCAGGCATTGATAAAAGAGGAGGTGGAGAAGTGGCAGCAGAATGGCGCCCACATTGTATACCGACACCGGGTCATTCGAGATGGTTACAAGGCAGGAAACCTCAAGTCAGCAATGAATTGTAGCTACGTCAAGGACTATGAGCTTGTTGCCATCTTCGACGCCGATTTCCAGCCCACACCGGACTTCTTGAAACGGACCGTGCCACATTTCAAG GACAATGAGGAGTTGGGATTGGTGCAGGCAAGATGGTCTTTCGTGAACAAAGATGAGAATTTGCTGACCCGGTTGCAGAACATTAATCTGTGCTTCCACTTTGAGGTGGAACAGCAGGTGAACGGGGTGTTCATCAACTTTTTTGGGTTCAATGGCACCGCAGGTGTCTGGAGGATTAAGGCACTCGAGGATGCAGGAGGTTGGCTGGAGAGGACCACGGTCGAGGACATGGACATTGCCGTTCGTGCTCATCTAAAAGGATGGAAGTTCATCTACCTCAATGATGTGGAG TGTCAATGTGAATTGCCAGAGTCATACGAAGCTTACAGAAAGCAGCAGCATCGGTGGCACTCTGGCCCTATGCAGTTGTTTAGGCTTTGCTTGCCAGATATCATCAGATCTAAG ATTGGGTTCTGGAAGAAGTCCAACTTGATATTTCTGTTCTTCCTCCTCCGGAAACTCATATTACCTTTCTATTCCTTCACCCTGTTCTGCATCATCCTCCCACTGACGATGTTTGTTCCTGAAGCCGAGCTCCCTGCATGGGTAGTCTGTTACATTCCTGCAGCCATGTCCTTCCTCAACATTCTGCCAGCCCTAAGATCCTTCCCATTTATCGTCCCATACCTTCTCTTTGAGAACACAATGTCGGTGACCAAGTTCAACGCGATGATCTCAGGTCTCTTTCAGCTTGGAAGTGCCTACGAGTGGGTTGTCACTGAGAAGTCTGGTCGTTCCTCTGAGGGTGATCGTATTTCTCTAATGAAGAAGGAGCCCAAACAGCAGCGAGGTGCCTCTGCACCCAATCTTGATGCCGTTGCAAAAGATGAACTCGAACCAAAAAAGGAGTCAAAGAAGAAGCACAACAGGATTTATCGGAAGGAGCTAGCACTTGCATTCCTTCTGTTAACTGCTTCAGCTCGTAGCTTGTTATCGGCCCAGGGAATCCATTTCTACTTCCTCCTCTTCCAGGGGATCTCATTTCTATTAGTGGGCCTTGATCTGATAGGTGAGCAGATTGATTGA
- the LOC135636334 gene encoding AP2-like ethylene-responsive transcription factor CRL5 yields MKSMNNNNNNGSWLGFSLSSHMNMEVPADPHHHHQSQPPPGAVSAASASFFLSPQLSSSGFSYGVSENGGYYSQLSSMPLKSNGSLCLMEALSRSHEQAMVPSPSPKLEDFLGCGPNMGTHQYGNHDRGAMALSLDSIYYHQNPEPEGNGSHPSGILHEQLPYFQPLQQGICSLLTSHEMYQAPLEGQAVRDEAIPRLRNWVTGGSNGDVGDGMGSGPVAAMGYGDLQSLSLSMSPVSQSSCVTAPQHASSATADDYVILDPTKKRGAGKGGQKQPVHRKSIDTFGQRTSQYRGVTRHRWTGRYEAHLWDNSCKREGQTRKGRQVYLGGYDMEEKAARAYDLAALKYWGTSTHINFMLEDYREELEEMKNMSRQEYVAHLRRKSSGFSRGASIYRGVTRHHQHGRWQARIGRVSGNKDLYLGTFSTQEEAAEAYDIAAIKFRGLNAVTNFDISRYHVEKIMASSTLLAGELARRNNNVEPSAPSSNRELNLTADNITSSYQSTNQTSPIPQEQNQTLITSSAGFPNEHLASNLHSVVSMNTSAQGIGDSVNLVTAPGMNPSSLFTSLGSSREGSPDRTDISMLFAKTPPKLISPTPLHSWMPSTQLRSALPLSHMPVFAAWTDA; encoded by the exons atgaagtccatgaacaacaacaacaacaacggcaGCTGGTTGGGCTTCTCCCTCTCCTCTCACATGAACATGGAGGTGCCTGCCGACCCACACCATCATCACCAATCCCAGCCTCCTCCCGGTGCCGTCTCCGCAGCCTCTGCTAGCTTCTTCCTCTCTCCTCAGCTGAGCAGCTCTGGCTTCAGCTACGGGGTGAGTGAGAATGGGGGATACTACTCTCAGCTGTCTTCCATGCCTCTCAAGTCTAACGGGTCTCTCTGCCTCATGGAAGCCCTCAGCAGATCACACGAACAAG CAATGGTGCCATCTCCATCCCCCAAACTGGAAGACTTCTTAGGCTGTGGTCCAAACATGGGGACCCATCAGTACGGGAACCATGACAGGGGAGCAATGGCTTTAAGCTTGGACAGCATATACTACCACCAGAATCCAGAGCCTGAGGGCAACGGAAGCCATCCATCGGGCATCCTCCATGAGCAGCTCCCATACTTCCAGCCGCTGCAACAAGGCATCTGTTCTCTGCTGACGAGCCATGAGATGTACCAGGCTCCATTGGAGGGGCAAGCTGTGAGGGATGAAGCCATCCCAAGGCTTAGGAACTGGGTGACCGGTGGCAGCAACGGTGATGTGGGTGATGGGATGGGCTCTGGTCCTGTTGCTGCCATGGGGTATGGAGATTTGCAGTCTCTGAGCTTGTCCATGAGCCCCGTTTCACAGTCCAGTTGTGTCACTGCTCCACAGCACGCCTCTTCTGCCACAGCTGATGACTACGTGATCTTAGATCCTACCAAGAAGAGAGGCGCCGGGAAAGGAGGCCAAAAGCAACCGGTCCACCGGAAGTCGATCGACACATTTGGGCAGAGAACATCTCAGTACAGGGGTGTTACGAG GCATAGATGGACCGGCAGATACGAAGCTCATCTGTGGGACAACAGTTGCAAGAGGGAAGGCCAAACCAGGAAAGGAAGGCAAG Tttacttgg GGGGTTACGACATGGAAGAGAAAGCTGCGAGAGCCTACGACTTGGCGGCACTAAAATACTGGGGAACGAGCACACACATCAACTTCATG CTGGAAGATTACCGGGAAGAGCTCGAGGAAATGAAGAACATGAGTCGGCAGGAATATGTCGCCCATCTAAGAAG GAAGAGTAGCGGGTTTTCGCGAGGAGCATCAATCTATCGAGGAGTGACGAG GCATCACCAACATGGAAGGTGGCAAGCTCGGATAGGGAGGGTCTCAGGGAACAAGGATCTTTATCTTGGAACCTTCA GTACCCAAGAGGAAGCAGCTGAGGCATATGACATTGCCGCAATCAAGTTCCGTGGCCTGAATGCCGTCACCAACTTCGACATCTCGCGATACCATGTGGAGAAGATCATGGCAAGCAGCACTCTGCTTGCGGGTGAACTTGCGAGAAGGAACAACAACGTCGAGCCCTCAGCTCCAAGCAGCAACCGGGAACTTAATCTAACTGCAGACAACATCACGAGTAGCTATCAGTCCACCAACCAAACATCACCGATCCCCCAAGAACAAAATCAGACGCTAATAACTAGCAGTGCTGGATTTCCAAATGAGCACTTGGCAAGCAATCTGCACAGTGTAGTCAGCATGAACACTTCGGCACAAGGCATCGGTGATTCGGTGAATCTGGTGACTGCTCCAGGAATGAATCCTTCATCTCTGTTTACCAGCTTGGGCAGCTCCAGAGAAGGGAGTCCTGATAGGACTGATATCTCCATGCTCTTTGCTAAGACCCCTCCAAAGCTCATCAGTCCTACACCACTGCACTCATGGATGCCATCAACCCAGCTAAGGTCTGCGCTGCCCTTGTCTCACATGCCAGTGTTTGCTGCTTGGACAGATGCATGA